A single Cryomorphaceae bacterium DNA region contains:
- a CDS encoding sterol desaturase family protein — MEAYANVLLYAIPGFVGLIILEALYGHFKGRQTFTAMDTISSLSSGTTNTLKDILGLTLVIISYDWVYQRVALTSMESTWWLYLIGFVAIDFAAYWSHRLNHSINYFWNRHVIHHSGEHFNMATALRQSISEIVSLGFIFLFPAALIGIPPEVIAVSAPLHLFLQFWYHTEHIGKLGILEYIIVTPSQHRVHHAINPIYIDKNLAAIFCIWDRAFGTFQEELDEVPCVYGVTRQANTWNPIKINFQHLWLLVQDAWRAKSWKDKLRIWFMPTGWRPDDVAERFPVPSADYRNHVKYDTKPSKLLTAWSWVQFVVMILFLTNLLIHIADYPTDQLLMYGAFIFVMVYSFTSLMDYEASAFWVELIKSCLGLYLIYIVGDFFLIDDLIPRGTLLTMAYFALSVVVVGYLVQSEVKPRAMSLRLDKPLP; from the coding sequence CCTTTACGGCTATGGACACTATTTCCAGTTTGAGTTCGGGCACCACGAACACTCTAAAGGATATTCTTGGACTTACTTTGGTGATCATCAGCTATGACTGGGTCTATCAACGCGTGGCCCTGACAAGCATGGAATCGACCTGGTGGCTCTACCTCATCGGATTTGTGGCCATTGATTTTGCGGCGTATTGGTCCCATCGACTGAATCACAGCATCAATTACTTCTGGAATCGACACGTGATTCACCACAGTGGTGAGCATTTCAACATGGCCACCGCCTTGCGTCAGAGCATTTCAGAGATTGTGAGCTTGGGCTTTATTTTTCTCTTTCCGGCTGCGCTGATTGGTATTCCACCCGAAGTCATCGCTGTGAGCGCCCCGCTTCACCTCTTCCTTCAGTTCTGGTACCACACCGAACACATCGGAAAGCTGGGCATTTTGGAGTACATCATTGTTACCCCATCCCAGCATCGCGTCCACCACGCCATCAACCCCATCTACATTGACAAAAACTTGGCGGCCATTTTTTGCATCTGGGATCGCGCCTTTGGCACCTTCCAGGAGGAGTTGGACGAAGTACCTTGTGTCTATGGTGTAACCCGACAGGCCAATACCTGGAACCCTATTAAGATCAACTTCCAGCACCTCTGGCTCTTGGTTCAGGACGCCTGGCGTGCGAAAAGCTGGAAAGACAAATTGCGCATTTGGTTCATGCCCACCGGTTGGCGGCCCGATGACGTCGCAGAACGTTTTCCCGTTCCCAGCGCCGATTATCGGAATCACGTCAAGTACGACACCAAGCCATCCAAGCTTTTGACCGCTTGGAGTTGGGTACAATTCGTCGTCATGATTCTATTTCTAACTAACCTATTGATCCATATTGCGGACTACCCAACCGATCAGCTCTTGATGTACGGAGCCTTCATCTTTGTGATGGTCTACAGCTTCACCTCACTTATGGACTATGAAGCCAGCGCCTTCTGGGTGGAACTCATTAAATCTTGCCTGGGCCTTTACCTCATCTACATCGTTGGCGACTTCTTCTTGATCGACGATCTGATCCCGCGCGGAACACTCTTAACCATGGCCTATTTTGCCCTTTCCGTAGTGGTAGTGGGGTACTTGGTTCAGTCCGAAGTGAAGCCCAGAGCGATGAGCCTACGGCTCGATAAGCCCCTTCCCTAG
- a CDS encoding PAS domain-containing sensor histidine kinase, translating into MNNHEQPNLEARVQELERQNQILKEQLKLNEEERNDFLTNTLNTMGDPVFVKDSESRLLLVNDAFCEMFHMSRSECIGKTLAENVPPEERDSFLAIDRQVIADGIENVNEETLTVNENETRIIATKKSRFIGPSGNKYLVGIIRDLTERIRSEEALKESEQQLKELNATKDKMFSIISHDLRSPINSMMGLSELLTNKQIVVTPEDEQEYMAMIHTSIINTSRLLDNLLGWAKSQSGQIEVHRTSFNFLNAVEEVLSISRTSAKVKGIELRAAHLVDVQLCTDRNMLETIMLNLVSNSIKFTQSGGSITLSSEKSATELRVTITDTGLGMSEEQSDSLFAHGINKSVRGTANEKGSGLGLMLCQDFIDRLGGTIGVQSVLGEGSSFTFHLPISGEAECER; encoded by the coding sequence ATGAACAATCACGAGCAACCCAACCTAGAGGCTCGTGTCCAGGAGCTTGAACGTCAAAATCAAATCCTAAAAGAACAACTCAAGCTAAACGAAGAAGAACGAAACGACTTTTTGACCAACACACTGAATACCATGGGAGACCCGGTATTCGTCAAAGACAGCGAAAGTCGTTTGCTTCTGGTCAACGATGCCTTCTGCGAGATGTTTCACATGTCTCGATCAGAGTGTATAGGCAAAACCCTTGCAGAGAACGTGCCTCCCGAAGAGCGCGACAGTTTCTTAGCCATTGACCGTCAAGTCATCGCCGATGGAATTGAGAACGTCAATGAAGAGACGCTAACAGTCAATGAAAACGAAACGAGAATCATTGCTACCAAAAAGTCCCGATTCATTGGCCCCAGCGGTAACAAATACCTTGTCGGCATCATTCGGGACCTGACCGAGCGCATCCGATCAGAGGAGGCCCTAAAAGAAAGTGAGCAACAGCTCAAAGAGTTGAATGCCACCAAGGACAAAATGTTCTCCATCATCTCCCATGACTTGCGAAGTCCCATCAACAGTATGATGGGCTTATCAGAGCTCTTGACCAACAAACAAATCGTGGTTACTCCAGAAGACGAACAAGAGTATATGGCGATGATTCACACGTCCATCATCAACACGTCTCGACTCTTAGACAACCTTCTGGGCTGGGCGAAAAGCCAATCAGGTCAAATCGAAGTACATCGTACCAGTTTTAATTTCCTCAACGCGGTAGAGGAAGTTCTGTCCATTTCTAGAACTTCTGCTAAAGTAAAAGGGATTGAGCTGAGGGCCGCCCATCTGGTCGACGTTCAACTATGTACAGACAGGAACATGCTGGAAACCATTATGCTCAACCTGGTATCAAACAGCATAAAGTTTACACAATCCGGAGGGTCCATTACCCTATCCTCGGAAAAGTCGGCAACTGAACTGCGGGTAACCATTACCGATACCGGTCTTGGCATGAGTGAAGAACAGTCCGACAGCTTATTCGCACATGGGATTAACAAATCTGTCCGAGGCACAGCGAATGAAAAGGGATCCGGTCTTGGCCTAATGCTCTGTCAGGATTTCATTGATCGGCTCGGAGGTACCATTGGCGTTCAGAGTGTTCTGGGAGAAGGCAGTTCATTTACGTTTCACCTCCCAATCTCTGGGGAAGCTGAATGCGAAAGGTAA
- a CDS encoding DUF1801 domain-containing protein, with translation MAKKGAMPTYATIDDYIVAQPEHVRSHLHDLRRIILEAAPDAEEKLNYKVPTFALVPEGKRDYQLMMAGYDKFIGFYPFPTTMDHFASELSGFKQGKGSVQFPLNEPLPEDLIRRMVAFRRAEILDSSGV, from the coding sequence ATGGCGAAAAAAGGCGCAATGCCCACTTATGCGACAATCGATGACTACATTGTCGCTCAGCCCGAACATGTCCGATCGCATCTTCATGATCTTCGTCGCATCATCCTAGAAGCGGCGCCTGATGCCGAAGAAAAGCTGAACTACAAAGTCCCTACGTTTGCTCTAGTACCGGAAGGTAAACGAGACTATCAACTGATGATGGCTGGGTACGATAAGTTTATCGGCTTCTACCCTTTTCCCACGACTATGGACCACTTTGCCTCGGAACTGTCCGGCTTCAAGCAAGGAAAGGGTTCTGTTCAGTTTCCTTTGAACGAGCCTCTGCCGGAAGATCTAATTCGACGGATGGTGGCTTTTCGAAGGGCTGAAATTTTGGATTCGTCAGGTGTGTAA